TCAAGATGAGCACCATCTGGGCCGCCTTATACGTTCTGCGCGAGAAGGAACTGGGATCGCTCGAGCCGGGCAAGTTCGCCGACTATGTGGTCTGGAACAAGGACTACCTCACCGTGCCGATCGACGAGTTCCAGACGATCTATCCGCTGATGACCGTGGTGGGCAACAAGACCATGGTTCTGCGCGAAGAGTTCGCCAGGGTTCTGGGTCAGCCCGCGGTTGGCCCTCAGGCCAAGTGGGACTTTATAGACGACAAACCCGAGGCGGTCGATTTGCTGAACCCCGGGGGCAGCGGCGAATAGTTGGCTCGATATCAGCTTGACGCTGATTCGTTAACCCTCGATTTGTCGTAATCACCAATCTGGGGCTGGTGGCGTTTCCCTGATAGAGACGCCTTGCCAGCCCCTTTCTTTCTGTTATTTTGTTCATTTCATTTGGTGTTAATATTGTTTAAGACGGGGTAATTGGTCTACTCACGCCGTGGGCGTGAGGTGCTGGATGCTGTCCCAAGGCGACGGATATCAGCGAGCTGTCTTAACGTGTTGCGCAGGCAGCGCGATGAAATCAAAGTTCATATTATCCAAGGAGGCATCTTACGATGTCAGCTAGATTGCACACGGCCCCACTTGCTGTAACGGCGGCGATTCTCGCCACACTGGCTTTCGCTACGTTCTGGGTGATTCGTGGCGGGTCCGTACAAAATTCAGAATTAGCCAAGAACTCCGAAGTCGCGCGCCGCGGTGGCTCAACGCAGTTGGTGGGCGTTACACCCATGCAGACGACGGGTGGAGAAATGTGTGAATGGATGCCGGCCAGCGCCAGCGCTTCCATGTCGGCAGCGATGCTGCAGTCCGCTCCGGCGGCTGGCGGCGCCGCTTCCGTTCATCTGGACCGCGCGCCGGTTCGCGAATTGAAGGACACCTACCCAACTTACAGCGCCATCGCGCAGGACGCCCGCACCGGCGACATCTTCATGCAGGACGAAAATCTGTTCGGCATCCGTGTGTTCGACCGCAATACCAACACACCTCCCAACGCCGCGTTCTCCGAGCCCAAGCGTTATTTGGGCGGACACAACACCAAGCTGGAGTTCAATTGTGGTCTGTACATTGACCCCAAGACCGGCGACATCTATTCGGTGAACAACGACACCACGGATTTGCTGGTGATCTTCGAGGCCAAGGCCGAGGGCGATGTCAAGCCCAACCGCGAGTTGAAGACACCGCACGGCACCTACGGCATCGCCGTCGATGAGGAAAAGGGCGAGATGTACATGACGGTGGAGCACACCAACTCGATCGTCGCCTATCCCAAAGCCGCCAAGGGAACCGACAAGTTCCTGCGCGAAATTCGCGGCCTGAACACCAAGCTGGCCGATCCGCACGGCATTTCGCTGCACACCAAAAAGAACTTGATGCTGGTTACCAACCACGGCAACACGCTCGAGGGAACCGCGCCCACCTACGGAAAATTCCTCCCGCCCTCCATCACGTTCTATCCGATGGACGGCGTCGGCAACATCGCGCCGGTCAGGACCATTGCCGGTCCCAAGACGCGCTTGAACTGGCCCGCGCACATCTGGATTGATGAGGCGCGCGAGGAGTTTTACGTGGCCAACGACGCCGATCATTCCATCCTGGTGTTCGGCATGGACGATGATGGCGACGTGGCACCGCGCCGCATGATTCGCGGACCCAAGACGCAGATCCGCAATCCCATGGGCGTCTTCGTCGATTTGAAGAACGATGAGCTGTGGGTCTCCAACATGGGCAACCACCGCGCCACGGTTTACGCGCGCACGGCCAACGGCGATGCCGAGCCCAAGCGCGTGATCCGCAGCGCCCCGACCGAGAAGATCGCGCAAGCCATCGGCAATCCCGGCGCCGTGGGTTATGACAGCAAGCGCGAAGAAATTCTCGTGCCCAACTGAGTGGCTCACCCGCAAATTGCGGTTTTCGCCAGGCTGGCGAAAGAAAACTCCCCAACCACCCGTTTGCTGGCAGGCCAGAAGACTTATCTGAGCCGCACCATGCATGACGTACGCTACGATCCCGTCAATGACGAGATGCTGGTTACCAATCCGTTTGCCCGCGCGATTCTGGTTTTCCGCGGCGGAGCCGATGGCGAGGAAGCTCCCGTGCGCATCATTCAGGGCTCCAACACCATGCTCGGCGATCCCAAGCGTTACGCCGGCGGTCCCGATCGCGTCGAGGTTAATCCTGTTCACAACGAAATCTACGTTCCTGACGGCTCGCGCGTATTGGTTTATGATCGCCGGGCGACCGGCAACGTCGCGCCCATCCGCGTGCTCGAAGGCCCTGATACGCTGCTGGACGATGAAGGCACATTGGCCATTGATCCAATCAACAACATCTTTGCCGTCGCGCAGGATACGGTCCTGGCCGGCGCCACGAAGATGGCCCACATCCTCACCTTTGCCCGTATGGCGGCGGGCAACACCAAGCCGCTCGGTGAAATCGCCGGTCCAAAAACGGAGATCATCCGCATCAATCAGTTGCAGATGCATCCGCCGAAGGGCTGGATTATTGCAGCGCAGCCTGGATTCATTGATGTTCAGAAGCCGGAAGGCGTATTCATCGGCGTCTGGCACATCAAGGACAAAGGCGATGTCGCTCCCCGCTTCAAGATCGGCGGCACAGCCAAGGGCGTAATGTTAAAGCCTCGCGGCGTGGCCATCAACGTCAAACATAAAGAGCTGCTGGTGGCGGACATGCGCTTGAACGCCATCCTCACCTACTCGGTTCCTGAACTTTTCTAACCTGATTCGATAAACATTAAAGGCCCGCGGATGATTCCGCGGGCCTTTGTGTTTTATCAGAGCCGCGACCGGAGGGGAGCGATGGCCCCGGTAGCTCGTGATGTTCGCGCGACCTCTCCCTTCCCGTCGCGGCTCGATCAGATCATCGCAGATCGCTGGCTCGCTCCACCAGCGCGACGGCGTGCGCGGAAGCAAGATTCGGTGTTACGCCCTCACTGGTCTTGGCCTTCACACTGACCCGGGCGGGATCAATGCCCAGCGCGAAAGCGATCCGCCGGATGATTTCTTCCATGTGCGGCGCGAGCTTTGGTTCGTCCAGCACCACCACTGAGTCGATATTGCCAATACTCCAGCCGGCGTTGGTGATCAGTCGCCGCGTGTGTTCCAGAAATGTCAGGCCCGGCGTGTTCTTCCATTGCGGATCGTTGTCTGGAAAGTGTCGGCCAATATCCCCGAGCGCGACGGCACCCAGCAGTGCATCGACGATGGCATGGCAGAGCACATCGCCATCGGAGTGTGCGATGGGCCCACGCGGCGCAGGCAGCGCGCAACCGGCCAGAACCAGCGGCAAGCCCTCGGCTAGCCGATGAGTGTCATATCCGATCCCGCAACGCGTGTGAGTAGTTGGGTTGTTCATGATTTCCAGGCGCCCTTTTCGTCGCTTTCTTTCGCCGCCGCTCTCTCTTGATCGAGGTAGAAGCGCGCCAGTTCCAGATCAGGCGGCGCGGTGATCTTGATGTTGCGTGGCGAGCCGACTACCACGGTGACTTCGGCCCCCAGTCGCTCCACCAGGCTGGCCTCATCGGTACCTGTGTACTGGTCCGAGCGGGCGCTATCGAAGGCTTCCATTAACAGTCGGTAGTGGAACACCTGTGGCGTCTGCGCCAGCACAATCCGCTCGCGGGGAATGGTCGCCGTGATCCGAGTGCGCTCCACCTGTTTGACGGTATCCACGCACAGCACGCCGAGAATGCTCGCCTTCGTGCGCGCGGCCTCGGCGATCACCGAGGATATTTCACTGACCGAAACAAACGGGCGCACGGCATCATGTATGGCGACCAGCGCGGTGTCGGCGGGCAGAGCGCGCAGAGCATTTTCCACCGACTGCTGCCGGCTGTCGCCGCCCTTCACGATGGTGATCTGCTTGCTGATTTTCGCCAGGCGGACCATCTCAGCGATCGCCGCCTGATCCTCCTCGCGAGCCGCGAGGTAGATGGCGTCCACGTCGGCGCAGGCATCAAACTTCCGCAGCGTGAGCGTCAGGATGGGTTCGCCATCGAGGCGTAGGAACTGCTTCCGCGTGTGCCCCATGCGCACGCCTAGCCCAGCCGCCGGAATGATGGCGATCACTTTTCCGTATGCGCTCATCTCAGTAATTCATCACTTGTACAGGCTGTCGATGTAGCCGCTCGTGTCCAGCTCCTTGATGAAGCTGTCGTCGTAGAAGTCCTCCACCTTGAACCGGCGCATTCCGGCGGTGTTGTAGAGCTCCATCACCTTCTTGATTCCCGGCACGTGTGGATAAGGCTTGCGCGGCAACTTGGTCATGTCGCGGAACAGTAATTCCTGCTGCTCGCGGTCATTGATGCCGTACCACTTGTTGATGGAGCTGAAGACCACCGTCTTATTCTGCTTGAGCATGGCGATGGCCTCCACCGTGGCGCGCAGGAAGCGGCGAACGGTGTCGGGGTTTTCCTGCACCCACTTGCGCGAGGCCGTAACGCCGGAGCCAGGAATGGGGATGTTGTATTGACTCAGGTCCACCAACGCGCGATGGCCCTTCGACAGCGCCATGGTGTAGACCAGCTCATCGGCGACGAAGGCGTCGACGGTGCGGTTCTCAAAGGTGTCCAGAGCCAGCGCATTTTCCATCAGGGCGAGATCCTGATCCGGGTTCCAGCCCATGATCTGCGCGAAGGCCAGCGCCTCAAAGTGGGTCATCGCGCCGAAGCCGGAGTAGCCGAGGCGCTTGCCCTTGAGCTGCTCGATGGAGGTGATGTCCTTGTGTGCCACGATGTGCCAGCGAACAATATGGTCGGTGGAGGCGAGGATGATGCGGTCGCCGGCGGTGGCGTCGGTGGCGCGACTCACGGTCATGGGCGAGCCGCCGCCGATGGAGAAATGCACTTGGTTACTTTGCCCGATGCGGTCCTTGGGGATCATCACTCCCGCACGCGCGGCGCGCGCCGCCGCGCTGGCGGTGATGAACTGCTCGACCTCCAGACCGTGCTTCTTGAAAATCCCAGCATCCTGCGCTACCGTGAAGATCAGTTTATTCAGCGAGACATCGCCCAGGCTTACGCGTACCTTGATCAGCTCCTGAGCGTGCGCGGGCGGGGACATTACAGCCAGGGCAAGCATGGCTCCCAAAAATAAAATGGCCAACCGTTTGATCGACATAGTGGCATCTCCCTTATTGATACTTTTGGTTGTCATTCTGAGCGTAACGAAGAATCTGCTTTTTCCCAACGCCCAAAGTAAAACAGATCCTTCGCTATGCTCAGGATGACAGCGATTGTGTAACGTAAAAGGGCGGGCTGGCCAGCTTATGCCGGACAGCCCGCCTTATTATTACACAGGGTTGAAATCAATGCTTAGCCTTCGCCGCCCAGCTTGAACTCCTAGTGGGTGAAGAAGAAGCAGGTGGCTTCCGGCATCATGTCCATGAGTTCCATGACCACCAGGCCGTTTTGCGCATTCACCTTCACGGGCTTGGACGCTGGATCTTTAGCGGAGGTCACAATGGTGTTCATGCGTACGGCGTAGGGCTTGGCTTCGAGCGTGACCTGAAACAGGAGGTATGCAACCAAGCCGTCCGGCAGCCCTGCTGCCGCTTTGGCATCAGGCAAAGCGGCGGTAACGGTGAGCTTAGAACGGGTAACGCCTTTGTCGTCGGTCTTGCCTTCCGTTACGACTCCCTTTACGTCGGCGCCGGATTCCTCCGCAGCCACGCCGGGCGAGAGCTTTTGAAACTTCAGCGTGTTGCTGACGAAGTCGATGTCTACCGTGATCTCCTTCACCGGCATCTTGGGGTCCGGCGTGTAGTAGAGAGGCAGCATGAGCATCGACCCCGGCGTTCCGGTGATTTCGCCCACGGCGACACGCGGCGCGGGCGGAGGAGGTTCTTCCTTCACCGGCGCAGGTTTCGCTTCCGGACCGCCCATCTGCATTTGCGCCATGGCCAGAGGCGCGCTCAGCAGCGTTAATGCAATGCTAAGATAAAACCGACTTCTGCAATTAGTGTTTGATCGAATCATGCTTTCCTCTTTTTAGACAATCTAGTCAAGAATCTCCGGTCTAGTTAAACATTTCGGGGAAATAGAAAGTCATCACCGAATTCAAGCGCTTATCGCTGGCGATGATGCTCTTGTTCTTTTCATCGATGGCCACGCCGCGCGGCATCTGAAAAATGCCGTTCGGTCCGCCGATGGTCCACAGCGGAGGATTGTTGCCGCCTTCCGCGTAGCTCCAAATGCCCAGGTAGGATTCCGGACCAGTCAATGCCTCACCCGTGGGACGGTTGGTTCCCAAAATCAGTTTCTTCTTGGGATAGACCGCAAAAGGACCGCCCAGCGACCGGGGTCCGCCGACCATCATCTTGGGAGCCACGTTGCCGTTGTCGGTGCGGTTGAAGATGCGGAAAGTAGTGCCACCACCCCCGCCGCCGCCGCCGAAGCCACCGCCACCGGCCACGATGATCAAGTTATTCAGCGCATCGCCCGCCACGGCGGCCGCGCCGAGGCCGGTGTTCTTGCCTTCGAGTACGCGGATGGGAGCGGTGTCGCCATTGGCACGCCGGTCGAACACCAGCAGGTAATCGCCCTGTGGGACGTATATCTCGTTGGCCACCGCGTTCAGGCCCAGACGATCCGGGTCCGTCAGGCGTGTCTTCGAGCCTTGAATCACGCGCACCGGCGGCTCCTGTCCGTTAGCCGCGCCGCGGAACGTGAGAATGGCCTGCGCGAATTGCTGCGGCACGATGAACTCGTCGTTGACCTCATCGTAGGAGATGGCGTGCATGGTGCGACCGAGCAGCGTCTTCTGGCCTTCAATCTTGCGGACGGGCTGAGAGTTCTGGTTCGCCATCCTGGCGAATACCGCGATCTGCGGATGGGCCACTCAGTTAGGCACCAGAATATGTTCGCGCTTGGTGTCGTAGGCGACCGGATGCGGGTTGCCGATGCCCAGCGCCGGCTCGCCCAGCGGTCCGGAACGAATGATGCGCAGCGGAGCGATGTCGCCGCTGGCGCCGAGCGGATAGACCGTCGCCGAGTGGTTCATGAAGTTCGCGGCCCAGACTTCCTTGTTCTTGGCATCCACCCAGACGCCGGTGGGATTGCCCAGCATGGTTTTCGGTCCCTGGATTTTGCGCTTCGGGGCCACGTCTCCGTTGGCGGTTACGTCAAACACCAGCAGCGAGCTGTCCATATCATTGGCCACGTAGAGCTCGCCGTTCACTTCATCCACAGCCAATCCCGTCGGCCAGTTCATTTGGGTCTTGGGGCCGGTGATAACGCGGAGGGGAGGCACATCGCCCTTGGCCTTCAGGTCGTGGACGATGATCGAAGGCGGCAGGCTGCGGCCCGAACCGGCGATGGCGTTCTCGCGTTCCAACGGCCAGTTTTCCTTCGGGGCGTTTCCGCGGCCCCTGCCCAATTCGCCCGCTTCGCGCGGCTTGCGCGAGCTGACCGCGCCGTGGTTGGTGATGAACATCCAATTATTCTTGGTGTCGAGCGCGATTCCGTGCGGGTCGGCCAATCCCGTCTTCTCGCCCTGTAGAAGTCGGATGGGGGACTCATCCTTGGTAGCGTATTTCTTGAACACGACCATGGAGCTGTCGTGCTGTAGCGTGAGGAACATCTCTTCGGCGGCCTCATGCACAGCGATGCCGAATGTCCCGTGCGGCGTGTAAAGCTCGCGCGTAGGCGGCACATCGCCCTTGGCCTCGCGGCTGAAGATGACCAGCGTGTCCACCGTGTCATTGTTGACCGCGTAGATGTCGCCGTTCTTGGGGTCGATGTAGAGTCCGCACTGAAACTCAATCTTGGTGTGATCGCCGGCCAGCACACGCTTCGGCTCGGTCATTCTCGCCGACGGCGGGGTATTGGCGGTGCGGTCATATACCAGAATCTGGAAGAGGTTCTCGTCGGTCAGAACCACTTCGTTGTTGATGGGATCGACAGCCACGGAACTGTAAGCGGCATAAGGATCACGAATCGTGCGAATCGGTTTCAGGTCGCCGCGGTTGATCGCCTGACGTGCAGTTGTGGAGGCGGTGCGCTGATCGGCGCGTTGCTGCAAAGCCGCGACCAACTTCTCCTCAGCGCTCGCTGGCATCCACTCGCACATGGGCGCGCCGTCAACACCGGGCATCTGGTCGATTGACACCAGTTGAGCCTGGCCGGTCGCCCGGCGGGCCAGCGCTTTTGCCGGATTAATGGACGCCTGCTGGCTGCTCAGGAACACTCCGGTTGCCAGGAGCGCCGTTAGGGCCATTGCCCAAAGGGTTGCGACACTGAATCGGATTTCTGGACGAATCATTTCACTTTTACGCACGGACATAAACGGGGGCCTCCATGCCATTAAAAAAAACGAGCAATATGAACAAGCGAAACTCCCGCAATTCTATCAGATACAGCGGGTTGGACGCCAGCGTTTTGGGGACTAAAAGCGCAAGTCCCGGCAGGCAGTGGGGGAACTGGAGATGCTGCTCCGGCGAGTACGCCGAGCCGTTCCAGTTAGTCATGCCCATTGTGATGCGACTGGCGTCAAATTGGGTGTCTCGCCAGCACCAGGATGTTAGCGACTGCGTTGGCTACAGTCCGCCGTAAACGATCGTGCCGCCTACGATGGTCGCGGTTACGGTCATCTTGTCGATCTGGCTATCCGGCACGGTCAGGAAATCCGCGCCCAGCACGGCCATGTCGGCGCGCTTGCCTTTTTCGATGGAGCCGAGCATCTTGTCTTCGTCTATGTAGCGCGCCGCCCACAGTGTCTTCATGCGCAATGCCGTCGGGCGGTCAATGGCCTGGTCGGGGCCCCAGACGCGGCCCTTGTCATCCTTGCGCGTGATGTAGTGCTGCATTTCTTCCCACGGATCAACGCCCTCGATGTGAACCTTGAAGCCTCGCTTGATCAGCTCCGGCACGGGTTGGATGTCGTGGATGCGGTCGCCGTAAAGTTCCGCCGCATTCGCCGGGTTCTGCCACATCTTGCCGAGACCCTTGCGGAAGTCGAGCTGCTCCATCTTGGGATAGAGCCGCGCGTCCCAGAATAGATTGTGATCGAGGCCGAAGGGGCGGAACGTCTGCTTCATCACCATGTCGGGCTGATTCAGTCCCGCCTCGATGCCGTCGAGCCATATCTTGGTCGAGAGGTCCCCGACGTTATGGATGCCGATGCTGTTCCATCCATACTTGGTGGCCACCAGCAGGTTGTTCCACTCCGTGAGACTCTTGTCGATCTTGGGATCGTCAAATTGGTTGTTGTGCGGACCATAGCCGATCCAGGTGTTCTGCCCGTGTCCGGGGAAGGCCAGCCCGCCGGAGCGAAGTTTAGCGTCCAGAGTAAGCGCGCTGCCCGTGTCGGCGTTGCCGTCCATCGCCGCCAGGCCCGCGCCCACGATCTGCACCATGTCGCCGAGGCCAAAGTCCACGATGTTGCCCAGCCGCCGCAGATAGGCTTCCGCGTTGGGGTTCTGGCGCAGGAAGTCATGGGCCGCGTACACGCGCATGGTCAGCTCATTGCGGTGGTAAAGAATGTTCACTACCGAGAGTGCGAAGCCCTGCGTATGGGCCACCATCGAGGTGATGCCCTTCTTGCTCAGGTTCTCGAACATGTCCTTCTGCTCTTGCAGCATGGCTTCGTCGATCCTGGGCCACGGTCGCAGGTCCCAGCCCGCCACGCCCATCGCGTGTCCGTAGATCTGCCCGTTGGGACGCCCGCTGGTGTCCTTGATGATGGATGGGTGGTTCATGCCGCCCGGTGTGGATGCCGCCACTTTGTCGAGCATCAGGGTATTGACCACCATGTCGAACGATGTGGTGTTGATGGCCACGGGATGGCGCGGCGAGATGGGGTCGAGGTCGGCGCGGGTCATGGCCATGATGTCCGGCGCCTCGTCCGGCGGTCGGATGTAGATGGGCTGCCCGGCCGGCTGTGTCTCAACATATCGCTTCACGGCGTCGAGCAACTCTTTCTTGGTCTTCAGGTCCCGCATGGTGCCCAGCACCTTGCCGCCGATCAGCGTCTCCTTGTAGAGATTGCCCGCGATCATGTCGTTGTCGGCGTCGGTGGCGACAAAGCCGGGGATGACCGTGCGCCCCTTCAGATCGAACACCCTCGTCTCGGGCCCCTTCAAGCGCAGCACGTCGGCGTCGCTTCCCACGGCCAGAAATTTGCCGTCGCGCACCGCCACGGCCTGCGCCTTCGCGAAGCTCTCATTCACGGTGAGAATGTTTCCATTATGGAAAATCGCCTGCGGATAGGAGAGCAGCTCCGCCGGCACGCTCTGCGCGGGAGCAGATTCCAAGGCGAGCAGGGAGGCGATCAGGGCAAAACAAATGGCGAGCGATTGCTTGCGTATCATGCGATTCCTCCAATGACGTATTGCAACTAATGCGTGAAGAAGAAGCAGCCGACGATGACCGGCTCCTGCGTGATCTTCACCAAGCCGTACTCCACCTGCGCCTGCGGGCTGTCGGGCAATATCGGCTGATCGTCGATCCACGCCTCGGGGTTAATGCGAATCACCTGGTCGGGAGCTGGGTCAGCGACTTTGAAAAATAACGTGGCGATCTGGCCGCTGGGAAACGCCGCGTCACTTCCGGCGGGCATCTCGAAATTCATTTCCAGCATTTGTTCGTCGCCTGCCGCCTGGCTCCCAGCGGCCTTCATCTGGAGCTTCACGCGCCGCGAGAGATAGGCGTCTTCCATGCGCACATAGGACAGCACCTCGCCGGGAAACGGGAAACGCGCACGCAGCCTCTTCACATTGCCCGTGCCGGACTTCTGCGCGAACAGCACCATGAGACTGACTTCATTGCCGGGTTGGACAAACGCCTTGCTAAAGCTAAGCGTGTAATCCGTCTCGCGCGGCGGCGGGGCGTCGTCAGGTGAATACGCATCCTGCCCCCGCGCCACCGCGCAAATCAGAGCGAACGCAGCGAAGCCATACAGTAGCGCCCGGCCCGAACGAGTAAGAATCTTCTGCATTTCGACCCTGACCCCCATCTACAACGTGCCGTAGACAATCCTGCCATCCACCACTGCGGCGACCACCGGAATCTTGCCGATCTGATTCTCCGGGATGGTCATGTAGTCCGCGCCAAGTATGGCCAGATCGGCCTTCTTGCCCTTCTCGATGGAGCCGATAATTTTTTCTTCGCCGATGTAGCGCGCCGCCCACACGGTAACCATCTTGAGCGCGGTAGGCCGGTCAATGGCCTGGTCCGGTCCCCAGACGCGCCCGGCTTTGTCGCGCCGCGAAATGTAGTTCTGCATCTTCTCGAAGCTGGCGTCCTCCATGTGAACCTTATACCCGCGCGAGATCAGTTGCGGCACGGGCTGCACATCATGAATCCTGTCGCCGTACAGCTCGACCGCCTTCTCGGGATACTGCCACATCTTCCCCAAGCCGCGGCGCACGTCGTTCTTCAGCATCAACGCGGTGTTC
This window of the Acidobacteriota bacterium genome carries:
- the ispF gene encoding 2-C-methyl-D-erythritol 2,4-cyclodiphosphate synthase translates to MNNPTTHTRCGIGYDTHRLAEGLPLVLAGCALPAPRGPIAHSDGDVLCHAIVDALLGAVALGDIGRHFPDNDPQWKNTPGLTFLEHTRRLITNAGWSIGNIDSVVVLDEPKLAPHMEEIIRRIAFALGIDPARVSVKAKTSEGVTPNLASAHAVALVERASDLR
- the ispD gene encoding 2-C-methyl-D-erythritol 4-phosphate cytidylyltransferase → MSAYGKVIAIIPAAGLGVRMGHTRKQFLRLDGEPILTLTLRKFDACADVDAIYLAAREEDQAAIAEMVRLAKISKQITIVKGGDSRQQSVENALRALPADTALVAIHDAVRPFVSVSEISSVIAEAARTKASILGVLCVDTVKQVERTRITATIPRERIVLAQTPQVFHYRLLMEAFDSARSDQYTGTDEASLVERLGAEVTVVVGSPRNIKITAPPDLELARFYLDQERAAAKESDEKGAWKS
- a CDS encoding ABC transporter substrate-binding protein; translated protein: MTTKSINKGDATMSIKRLAILFLGAMLALAVMSPPAHAQELIKVRVSLGDVSLNKLIFTVAQDAGIFKKHGLEVEQFITASAAARAARAGVMIPKDRIGQSNQVHFSIGGGSPMTVSRATDATAGDRIILASTDHIVRWHIVAHKDITSIEQLKGKRLGYSGFGAMTHFEALAFAQIMGWNPDQDLALMENALALDTFENRTVDAFVADELVYTMALSKGHRALVDLSQYNIPIPGSGVTASRKWVQENPDTVRRFLRATVEAIAMLKQNKTVVFSSINKWYGINDREQQELLFRDMTKLPRKPYPHVPGIKKVMELYNTAGMRRFKVEDFYDDSFIKELDTSGYIDSLYK